AATTGATTTATAACAATTTTGGGTTATCTTTATAATAGCTCAAACTTAAAAATAATATGAAAAATCTAAAGAAACTAACCAAAGACAAATTGAAGGCAATTTCTGGAGGAATAAGTTATCCTTTTCCCGGAGAATGCGTTTATGTATGCAGTGACGGAATTACTTATCGCGTATTGTGCCGCAATGAATTTATTTGTCCTGATGGTGAAGATCCTATTATTCACTAGGAAAAATCTGACTTATACGTGAAGACCATCCTTTTGGGTGGTTTTCATGTATCACCAAAATACAAATCCGGAAAATCTTAGATTAATCAAACAGCCTTAGTTGCTGATCTTTTGCACCCGTAAAATTAGCTGTCGAAAGCTTAGGAAACTCTTTACCATCAAAAAACTTCTTTCGGCCGATCTTAAAGGTAGTATGGATCATTTCAGCAATATTCCCTTCTCCTTTCTGTCTTTCAAAATATCTTTTATCTCCCAGTTTTCCACCACGCATGGAACGGATAAGATTTAAAACTTTTTGGGCTCTGTCCGGAAAATGAGCTTCGATCCAGTTTACAAAAACAGGCTCCACCGTATCATTCAACCTTACCAGTGTATAGCCGAAACTCAAGGCTCCAGCATCAGAAATTGTTTTTAAAATATGTAAAGGTTCATCGCTGTTCAGGCCTGGAATAATTGGTGCTACCATAACATGCACAGGAATTTTGTTTTCTGTGAGAATTTCTATAGCCTTCAGTTTATTGGGAGCCGAACTTGTTCTTGGTTCCATTTTTCGTCTAAGATCCTCATTAATCGTAGGAATACTCAGGGATACAGAAACCAGGTTCTGTTCTGCCATCGGTTTCAAAATATCAAGATCTCTCAGAACCAATGCATTTTTTGTGAGAATATTCACAGGATGCCTGTAATCAAGACACACCTGTAGTATTTTCCTTGTGATCTCAAACTGTCTTTCCGCTGGCTGATAGCAGTCTGTATTTCCGGAAAGAAGAATCGGTGCAGGTTGATAGCCTCTTTTCTGAAAGAATTTCTCCAGCAGTTCCGGTGCATTTTTCTTCACCATGATCTTCCTCTCAAAATCAATTCCGGCACTGTAACCCCAATATTCATGGGTAGGCCTTGCAAAACAATAAGAACATCCGTGTTCACATCCCTGATAAGGATTCATAGAATACTCCATCGGAAGGTCTTCGCTTTTTACCTGATTCACAATTGTTTTCGGAAAAACTTCAGTAAAAGAGGTTTTTACCGTTTCGAAATCTTCATCTTCAGGCTCATAGGTATACCTGTCGAAACGATTGATTACGTTCCGCTGAGCTCCCTGTCCTTTTATGAAATTTTCGTTCTGCATTCCGGTGTAAAATTATAATGGATTTTTTATAAAATAATGAGTTTTAACACTAAAGTTATCCACAAAAAAACCAGCCCTTTCAAAAGTGCTGGTTTTAAACATAAATTAAATATATCTATTTACTACTTCAGTGCGTAAAACTCCACTCCATGATATTCATCTTCCTGATTTTTTTCATCAAAGTGTCTGTGATAATCCGAGTAGGTATCACTGTATTTTTTATCTTTTTTAGTCAAAATCTTTTTAATTCCTATTAAACTTAATACTGCCAAAAGGCCAACTCCTCCTGCCAGTAAAACTCCAACTTCTCTTTTCATATTTTATCTGGTTTATACCGTGGCTACTGCAAAAAGCATACCTATTTTTTCATTTGTAATTATAAATTTTGTTAACATTAAACTTTATTTCCATGAAAAATGTAATGCTCTTTTTTATTAAATTTACAGGTATAATGGTTTAATTATTGTATTAAACATGAAAAACAGCGTTATGGATAATTCAGATAATACCGACAGAATGACCACTTTAAGCCAAGTGATGAAAACACTTTCAGAAAGAGGAATACACAGAGAATTCAGGATGAATGAAAACTGTGAAATGAAGTTTGAAAATTCTGAAAAAGTATATCAGCCTTCAGAGCTTACGATTTTAAAAACTTACCGCTTCGAGGGCGACAGCAATCCGGATGACAATGCTGTACTTTACGTATTAAAAGACAATTCAGGGAACCGTGGAATGATCATTGATTCTTATGGAGCAGACAGCAATTATCCGGGAGAAGAATTTGATAAGTTTTTAAGAGATATTCCTATCCAGGAAAGTGAGGAATTTAACTTCTAATATTTAATCTTAGAAACAAATCGTTAGCGGTTTAATATATATCCCGGGACTATTCAGTTTCGGGATTTTCTTTTTTCTTGAAGACATTCTTTAAAAACCCCTTCTTTTCCTTTTTCTCTTTTACCGTTTTAAGCTCTTCTTTTTTTGTTTTGATGTCCTGTTTCAGCTCTTTTACCGTCTGCTTAACTTCTTTTACAGAAGAAACTGCACTTTTTACAGTTTTTTCGGTCTTATCAACATTCATTCCGATCAGCGTTTTCTTCAGCCCCTGTTCAATTCCTTTCCAGAAAAGATTGAAAAATGATTTAGTGGGATCTCTCTCAACATTTTCCACCGCAACAGATTCAGGA
The Chryseobacterium sp. W4I1 DNA segment above includes these coding regions:
- a CDS encoding PA0069 family radical SAM protein, with product MQNENFIKGQGAQRNVINRFDRYTYEPEDEDFETVKTSFTEVFPKTIVNQVKSEDLPMEYSMNPYQGCEHGCSYCFARPTHEYWGYSAGIDFERKIMVKKNAPELLEKFFQKRGYQPAPILLSGNTDCYQPAERQFEITRKILQVCLDYRHPVNILTKNALVLRDLDILKPMAEQNLVSVSLSIPTINEDLRRKMEPRTSSAPNKLKAIEILTENKIPVHVMVAPIIPGLNSDEPLHILKTISDAGALSFGYTLVRLNDTVEPVFVNWIEAHFPDRAQKVLNLIRSMRGGKLGDKRYFERQKGEGNIAEMIHTTFKIGRKKFFDGKEFPKLSTANFTGAKDQQLRLFD